A portion of the Myripristis murdjan chromosome 13, fMyrMur1.1, whole genome shotgun sequence genome contains these proteins:
- the septin4b gene encoding septin 4b isoform X2, whose amino-acid sequence MEDSDHEANSSSDEQDSHPASPHHSREHEAEQHSSHSDDSELENIMQDPHHNGGHRHHHHDHDHKHHHHTHDREAEGDDRPHTPSYLRPPVAGRAQSDSDPRFPLSVGVEFDLPPPISPTRPRSPWARFDPYDASEDQDKEYVGFATLPNQVHRKSVKKGFDFTLMVAGESGLGKSTLVNSLFLTDLYKDRKLLNAEERITQTVEITKHTVDIEEKGVKLKLTIVDTPGFGDAVNNTECWKSVADYIDQQFEQYFRDESGLNRKNIQDNRVHCCLYFISPFGHGLRPLDVEFMKALHEKVNIVPILAKADTLTPTEVKKKKIKIREEIEQYGIKIYQFPDCDSDEDEDFKQQDQELKESIPFAVIGSNTVVEAKGKRVRGRLYPWGIVEVENSAHCDFVKLRNMLVRTHMQDLKDVTRETHYENYRAQCIQSMTRMVVKERNRNKLTRESGTDFPIPMVPGVTDSETEKLIREKDEELRRMQEMLQKIQEQMHTQKEAY is encoded by the exons ATGGAGGACAGTGACCACGAGGCTAACTCTTCTTCAGATGAGCAGGACTCCCACCCTGCCTCCCCTCATCACAGCAGGGAACATGAAGCCGAACAG CATTCAAGTCACTCAGATGACTCAGAGTTGGAGAACATTATGCAAGACCCTCACCACAATGGAGGGCACCGACACCACCACCATGACCATGACCACAAGCACCATCATCACACTCATGACAGGGAGGCTGAGGGCGACGACCGTCCCCACACCCCGTCTTATTTGCGGCCCCCTGTGGCGGGTCGGGCGCAGTCGGATTCAGATCCCAGGTTTCCACTGAGCGTTGGTGTGGAGTTTGACTTGCCGCCCCCCATCAGCCCCACCAGGCCAAGGAGCCCTTGGGCTCGATTTGACCCCTACGATGCTTCTGAG GACCAGGACAAGGAATATGTGGGTTTTGCCACACTGCCAAACCAAGTGCACCGTAAATCAGTCAAGAAGGGCTTCGACTTCACCCTCATGGTGGCCG GGGAGTCTGGCCTCGGCAAGTCCACCCTGGTCAACAGCCTCTTCCTCACAGATCTTTACAAGGACAGGAAGCTGCTCAATGCCGAGG AGCGAATTACTCAAACGGTAGAAATCACCAAGCACACAGTGGATATAGAGGAGAAAGGCGTCAAGCTGAAGCTCACCATCGTGGATACACCTGGCTTCGGAGATGCTGTTAACAACACTGAATG CTGGAAGTCAGTGGCCGACTACATCGACCAGCAGTTCGAGCAGTATTTCAGGGACGAGAGCGGCCTCAACCGCAAGAACATCCAGGACAACCGTGTGCACTGTTGCCTCTACTTCATCTCACCCTTCGGACACGG TCTGCGGCCTCTCGATGTGGAGTTCATGAAGGCTCTGCACGAGAAGGTCAACATCGTCCCCATCCTGGCCAAGGCCGACACACTCACCCCCACTGAggtcaagaaaaagaaaatcaag ATTCGAGAAGAGATCGAGCAGTACGGTATCAAGATCTACCAGTTCCCTGACTGTGACTCTGACGAGGACGAAGACTTCAAGCAGCAGGACCAGGAGCTGAAA GAGAGTATTCCTTTTGCAGTAATTGGCAGCAACACGGTGGTGGAGGCCAAAGGGAAGAGGGTGCGAGGCCGTCTGTACCCCTGGGGCATCGTGGAAG TGGAGAACTCGGCGCACTGCGACTTTGTGAAGCTGAGGAACATGCTGGTACGAACCCACATGCAGGACCTGAAGGACGTGACGCGGGAGACCCACTACGAAAATTATCGTGCCCAGTGCATCCAGAGCATGACCCGCATGGTGGTGAAGGAGCGCAACCGCAA TAAGCTGACCAGGGAGAGCGGAACAGACTTCCCCATCCCCATGGTCCCGGGGGTGACGGACAGCGAGACAGAGAAACTCATCCGAGAGAAAGACGAGGAG CTGCGGCGGATGCAGGAGATGCTGCAGAAGATCCAGGAACAAATGCACACTCAGAAGGAAGCCTATTAA
- the septin4b gene encoding septin 4b isoform X1, producing the protein MEDSDHEANSSSDEQDSHPASPHHSREHEAEQHSSHSDDSELENIMQDPHHNGGHRHHHHDHDHKHHHHTHDREAEGDDRPHTPSYLRPPVAGRAQSDSDPRFPLSVGVEFDLPPPISPTRPRSPWARFDPYDASEDQDKEYVGFATLPNQVHRKSVKKGFDFTLMVAGESGLGKSTLVNSLFLTDLYKDRKLLNAEERITQTVEITKHTVDIEEKGVKLKLTIVDTPGFGDAVNNTECWKSVADYIDQQFEQYFRDESGLNRKNIQDNRVHCCLYFISPFGHGLRPLDVEFMKALHEKVNIVPILAKADTLTPTEVKKKKIKIREEIEQYGIKIYQFPDCDSDEDEDFKQQDQELKESIPFAVIGSNTVVEAKGKRVRGRLYPWGIVEVENSAHCDFVKLRNMLVRTHMQDLKDVTRETHYENYRAQCIQSMTRMVVKERNRNKLTRESGTDFPIPMVPGVTDSETEKLIREKDEEVRNADHEPDTAQQHEHEHDHEHEAEHSSDQLEHSEPEPSSEAQPEQKDQEDSAESHPVNQ; encoded by the exons ATGGAGGACAGTGACCACGAGGCTAACTCTTCTTCAGATGAGCAGGACTCCCACCCTGCCTCCCCTCATCACAGCAGGGAACATGAAGCCGAACAG CATTCAAGTCACTCAGATGACTCAGAGTTGGAGAACATTATGCAAGACCCTCACCACAATGGAGGGCACCGACACCACCACCATGACCATGACCACAAGCACCATCATCACACTCATGACAGGGAGGCTGAGGGCGACGACCGTCCCCACACCCCGTCTTATTTGCGGCCCCCTGTGGCGGGTCGGGCGCAGTCGGATTCAGATCCCAGGTTTCCACTGAGCGTTGGTGTGGAGTTTGACTTGCCGCCCCCCATCAGCCCCACCAGGCCAAGGAGCCCTTGGGCTCGATTTGACCCCTACGATGCTTCTGAG GACCAGGACAAGGAATATGTGGGTTTTGCCACACTGCCAAACCAAGTGCACCGTAAATCAGTCAAGAAGGGCTTCGACTTCACCCTCATGGTGGCCG GGGAGTCTGGCCTCGGCAAGTCCACCCTGGTCAACAGCCTCTTCCTCACAGATCTTTACAAGGACAGGAAGCTGCTCAATGCCGAGG AGCGAATTACTCAAACGGTAGAAATCACCAAGCACACAGTGGATATAGAGGAGAAAGGCGTCAAGCTGAAGCTCACCATCGTGGATACACCTGGCTTCGGAGATGCTGTTAACAACACTGAATG CTGGAAGTCAGTGGCCGACTACATCGACCAGCAGTTCGAGCAGTATTTCAGGGACGAGAGCGGCCTCAACCGCAAGAACATCCAGGACAACCGTGTGCACTGTTGCCTCTACTTCATCTCACCCTTCGGACACGG TCTGCGGCCTCTCGATGTGGAGTTCATGAAGGCTCTGCACGAGAAGGTCAACATCGTCCCCATCCTGGCCAAGGCCGACACACTCACCCCCACTGAggtcaagaaaaagaaaatcaag ATTCGAGAAGAGATCGAGCAGTACGGTATCAAGATCTACCAGTTCCCTGACTGTGACTCTGACGAGGACGAAGACTTCAAGCAGCAGGACCAGGAGCTGAAA GAGAGTATTCCTTTTGCAGTAATTGGCAGCAACACGGTGGTGGAGGCCAAAGGGAAGAGGGTGCGAGGCCGTCTGTACCCCTGGGGCATCGTGGAAG TGGAGAACTCGGCGCACTGCGACTTTGTGAAGCTGAGGAACATGCTGGTACGAACCCACATGCAGGACCTGAAGGACGTGACGCGGGAGACCCACTACGAAAATTATCGTGCCCAGTGCATCCAGAGCATGACCCGCATGGTGGTGAAGGAGCGCAACCGCAA TAAGCTGACCAGGGAGAGCGGAACAGACTTCCCCATCCCCATGGTCCCGGGGGTGACGGACAGCGAGACAGAGAAACTCATCCGAGAGAAAGACGAGGAGGTACGGAATGCCGACCACGAGCCGGACACGGCACAGCAGCATGAGCACGAGCACGATCACGAGCACGAGGCCGAGCACAGTTCAGACCAACTCGAGCACTCAGAGCCTGAGCCCAGCTCAGAGGCACAGCCAGAGCAGAAGGACCAGGAAGACTCTGCTGAGTCTCATCCAGTCAATCAGTga
- the septin4b gene encoding septin 4b isoform X3, giving the protein MENSSSNNRFRSAVFNHDDEDQDKEYVGFATLPNQVHRKSVKKGFDFTLMVAGESGLGKSTLVNSLFLTDLYKDRKLLNAEERITQTVEITKHTVDIEEKGVKLKLTIVDTPGFGDAVNNTECWKSVADYIDQQFEQYFRDESGLNRKNIQDNRVHCCLYFISPFGHGLRPLDVEFMKALHEKVNIVPILAKADTLTPTEVKKKKIKIREEIEQYGIKIYQFPDCDSDEDEDFKQQDQELKESIPFAVIGSNTVVEAKGKRVRGRLYPWGIVEVENSAHCDFVKLRNMLVRTHMQDLKDVTRETHYENYRAQCIQSMTRMVVKERNRNKLTRESGTDFPIPMVPGVTDSETEKLIREKDEEVRNADHEPDTAQQHEHEHDHEHEAEHSSDQLEHSEPEPSSEAQPEQKDQEDSAESHPVNQ; this is encoded by the exons GACCAGGACAAGGAATATGTGGGTTTTGCCACACTGCCAAACCAAGTGCACCGTAAATCAGTCAAGAAGGGCTTCGACTTCACCCTCATGGTGGCCG GGGAGTCTGGCCTCGGCAAGTCCACCCTGGTCAACAGCCTCTTCCTCACAGATCTTTACAAGGACAGGAAGCTGCTCAATGCCGAGG AGCGAATTACTCAAACGGTAGAAATCACCAAGCACACAGTGGATATAGAGGAGAAAGGCGTCAAGCTGAAGCTCACCATCGTGGATACACCTGGCTTCGGAGATGCTGTTAACAACACTGAATG CTGGAAGTCAGTGGCCGACTACATCGACCAGCAGTTCGAGCAGTATTTCAGGGACGAGAGCGGCCTCAACCGCAAGAACATCCAGGACAACCGTGTGCACTGTTGCCTCTACTTCATCTCACCCTTCGGACACGG TCTGCGGCCTCTCGATGTGGAGTTCATGAAGGCTCTGCACGAGAAGGTCAACATCGTCCCCATCCTGGCCAAGGCCGACACACTCACCCCCACTGAggtcaagaaaaagaaaatcaag ATTCGAGAAGAGATCGAGCAGTACGGTATCAAGATCTACCAGTTCCCTGACTGTGACTCTGACGAGGACGAAGACTTCAAGCAGCAGGACCAGGAGCTGAAA GAGAGTATTCCTTTTGCAGTAATTGGCAGCAACACGGTGGTGGAGGCCAAAGGGAAGAGGGTGCGAGGCCGTCTGTACCCCTGGGGCATCGTGGAAG TGGAGAACTCGGCGCACTGCGACTTTGTGAAGCTGAGGAACATGCTGGTACGAACCCACATGCAGGACCTGAAGGACGTGACGCGGGAGACCCACTACGAAAATTATCGTGCCCAGTGCATCCAGAGCATGACCCGCATGGTGGTGAAGGAGCGCAACCGCAA TAAGCTGACCAGGGAGAGCGGAACAGACTTCCCCATCCCCATGGTCCCGGGGGTGACGGACAGCGAGACAGAGAAACTCATCCGAGAGAAAGACGAGGAGGTACGGAATGCCGACCACGAGCCGGACACGGCACAGCAGCATGAGCACGAGCACGATCACGAGCACGAGGCCGAGCACAGTTCAGACCAACTCGAGCACTCAGAGCCTGAGCCCAGCTCAGAGGCACAGCCAGAGCAGAAGGACCAGGAAGACTCTGCTGAGTCTCATCCAGTCAATCAGTga
- the septin4b gene encoding septin 4b isoform X4 encodes MAANSEANSDSEDQDKEYVGFATLPNQVHRKSVKKGFDFTLMVAGESGLGKSTLVNSLFLTDLYKDRKLLNAEERITQTVEITKHTVDIEEKGVKLKLTIVDTPGFGDAVNNTECWKSVADYIDQQFEQYFRDESGLNRKNIQDNRVHCCLYFISPFGHGLRPLDVEFMKALHEKVNIVPILAKADTLTPTEVKKKKIKIREEIEQYGIKIYQFPDCDSDEDEDFKQQDQELKESIPFAVIGSNTVVEAKGKRVRGRLYPWGIVEVENSAHCDFVKLRNMLVRTHMQDLKDVTRETHYENYRAQCIQSMTRMVVKERNRNKLTRESGTDFPIPMVPGVTDSETEKLIREKDEEVRNADHEPDTAQQHEHEHDHEHEAEHSSDQLEHSEPEPSSEAQPEQKDQEDSAESHPVNQ; translated from the exons ATGGCAGCAAATTCTGAAGCAAACAGTGATTCAGAG GACCAGGACAAGGAATATGTGGGTTTTGCCACACTGCCAAACCAAGTGCACCGTAAATCAGTCAAGAAGGGCTTCGACTTCACCCTCATGGTGGCCG GGGAGTCTGGCCTCGGCAAGTCCACCCTGGTCAACAGCCTCTTCCTCACAGATCTTTACAAGGACAGGAAGCTGCTCAATGCCGAGG AGCGAATTACTCAAACGGTAGAAATCACCAAGCACACAGTGGATATAGAGGAGAAAGGCGTCAAGCTGAAGCTCACCATCGTGGATACACCTGGCTTCGGAGATGCTGTTAACAACACTGAATG CTGGAAGTCAGTGGCCGACTACATCGACCAGCAGTTCGAGCAGTATTTCAGGGACGAGAGCGGCCTCAACCGCAAGAACATCCAGGACAACCGTGTGCACTGTTGCCTCTACTTCATCTCACCCTTCGGACACGG TCTGCGGCCTCTCGATGTGGAGTTCATGAAGGCTCTGCACGAGAAGGTCAACATCGTCCCCATCCTGGCCAAGGCCGACACACTCACCCCCACTGAggtcaagaaaaagaaaatcaag ATTCGAGAAGAGATCGAGCAGTACGGTATCAAGATCTACCAGTTCCCTGACTGTGACTCTGACGAGGACGAAGACTTCAAGCAGCAGGACCAGGAGCTGAAA GAGAGTATTCCTTTTGCAGTAATTGGCAGCAACACGGTGGTGGAGGCCAAAGGGAAGAGGGTGCGAGGCCGTCTGTACCCCTGGGGCATCGTGGAAG TGGAGAACTCGGCGCACTGCGACTTTGTGAAGCTGAGGAACATGCTGGTACGAACCCACATGCAGGACCTGAAGGACGTGACGCGGGAGACCCACTACGAAAATTATCGTGCCCAGTGCATCCAGAGCATGACCCGCATGGTGGTGAAGGAGCGCAACCGCAA TAAGCTGACCAGGGAGAGCGGAACAGACTTCCCCATCCCCATGGTCCCGGGGGTGACGGACAGCGAGACAGAGAAACTCATCCGAGAGAAAGACGAGGAGGTACGGAATGCCGACCACGAGCCGGACACGGCACAGCAGCATGAGCACGAGCACGATCACGAGCACGAGGCCGAGCACAGTTCAGACCAACTCGAGCACTCAGAGCCTGAGCCCAGCTCAGAGGCACAGCCAGAGCAGAAGGACCAGGAAGACTCTGCTGAGTCTCATCCAGTCAATCAGTga